The Meiothermus ruber DSM 1279 genome includes the window TTTGTATGGCTGGTGCCGGGAGCGGGACTTGAACCCGCATGAGCTTGCGCTCGCTACCCCCTCAAGATAGTGTGTCTACCAGTTCCACCATCCCGGCAAAAGGGCGGTCTGATTGCTCAGACGCAAAGATTAGGTTAGTCGGTGGGGCGCCCCTTGTCAAGAACGGCTCGAGGCCAGGGAGGGTGCTGACCTGCGAAAAAACGCACTTGGTTTATATAGCAGCGGTTGGGTTGCAAGGATGCTGTATAAAAGTGGACACTGTATGTCAGACCCAGCGAACATCGCTTTGGCGGCCCTCCTGCACGACCTCGGCAAGCTCTACCAGCGGGCCTACTGGGGCCATGCGCCGGAAGGGGTTTCGGACTGGAGCCATCCGGCCTATACCGAATGGGCCATTCGGCAGCACCGGAGGCTCTTCGAGCAGGCGGGCCTCGAGCCCGACTGGCTGGCCCAGACCGCAGCCCGCCACCACGAGGGCTGGAGCAATAAGCCCCAGTACCAGCCCCAGACCCCCGAAGGGTGGTGCGTGGCCCTGGCCGATACCTACGCCTCGAGGGAGCGCCTCGAGGTAGACGAAAAGGGCAGCCGTGCGCCCGATACGCCGTTGAAATCGGTCTTTGCAAATTTGCGGGTTCAGGAAACCTACGGCCAGCGCGACCACGGCTACAGCATGGTGGAAGCCGGGCGGGAAGTGGGCTTGAAGCTGGGCGGGGCCTATCCCCAGGCCCGCCCCAACGTCTCCCGCGACACCTACTGGCGCCTGGCCGAGCGGCTGGACGGGCGCCTGACCGAGCTGGCCAAGCACTCCCTGGGCCCGGAAGCCCTGCTCATGAACCTGCTGGGCATCTTCCAGGAGCTCCTGTGGAACGTACCCTCGGACACCCAGGGCGAGCCGGACGTATCGCTTTTCGACCACCTGCGCCTCACCGGGGCCATCGCCGCGGCGCTCTGGGCCTACCACGACGGCAAGGCCACGGTGGAAGCCCTCAGGGACGAGACTCCCGAGAAGTTCCTGCTCGTTTTGGGTGACCTGGGGGGCATCCAGGGCCACATCTACCGCATTCAGGGAGCGCAGACCGGGGTGGGCGGCCTGGCCAAGCGGCTGCGGGCGCGCAGCCTCGAGGTCTCCCTGGCCGCCGAAGCCCTGGGCCTCGAGCTCCTGCAACGCACCGGCTTCACCCCTCTGCAGCGCATCATGAGCGCAGGGGGCAAGTTTTACCTGCTCCTGCCCAACACCGAGGCCGTGCACCGGGCGCTGGATGCGGTTCGTCAGGGCTGGGAAGCATGGGCTTTGCAGCAAGGGGCCACCTTACTGCCCTTTCTGGCGGCCCATCCCTTTGCACCGGGGGGCTTCCGGGCTTTTAGTGAGGTGCTGAAAGCAGCGCACCAGAAGCTAGTCGAGGCCAAACTAAAGCCGCTCTCGAGCCAGCTTTCCACGCCCTACCTGACCTCGGGCAGCACCAGCCTGCGCCCCTGCAGGGCCTGCGGGGTGCGGCCTGCTCAGTCCGCCACCGACGAGCTTTGCCATGGCTGTGAGCGCGATGGGCATATGGGCCGGCTCATTCCCAAGCGTACGGAGATCGGCTTCTTCCCTCAGGATGCCCCCAGGCCCCACTACCGCTTTCCGGCCTGGCAGGTAGCGCTGGAGGCTTCCCCAGCCCACACCCTGCGCACCCGGCCCGACTTCACCCCGGCGGCCCACCCCTGGGAGGTGCGCCTCCTGGCTGGGCATATCCCTACCCTAGCGGATGCCTTGCGCCAGGGCCGCTGGCGCGATCTGGCCGAGTACCAGGCCTGGGCCAAGGAGCAGGGGCTCTGGGAAGAGGAAGAAGAAGGGCGCAAGGCCGACGACCCCCTTACCCTGGCCGAGCTGGCCGAGTTCTCCACCGGGGCCAAGTACCTGGGGGCCCTGATGCTCGACGCCGACCGCATGGGCGAGGCCTTCGCCACCGGCTTCAAAGACGAAGAAGGGCAGGACAGCAGCAGCCCCAGCCGCATCGCCAGCTTATCGCGGATGCTCGAGCTCTTCTTCGCCGGGGAGGTGCTGGAGCTGATCAAAAACCCCCAAACCTACGCCAAGCGCCTGGGCTGGGACGAGCTGAAGGCCAGGGAAAAAGCAGCGCGCTACCCCCTCATCTACTCGGTGTATGCCGGGGGCGACGACCTCTTCTTGCTGGGGCCCTGGGACGTGCTTTTGGAGTTCGCCCTGGATCTGCAGGCGCTGTATCGGGAGTTCACCCAGCACCCCGCCCTCACCCTCTCCGGTGGCTTTGTGCTGGTGAGCCCCAGCCTGCCCATCCCGCTGCTGGCGGAGGCGGTGCAGGAAGCCGAGCAAGCAGCTAAAAATGCGGGCCGCAACCGGCTGCACCTGTTCGGGCAGGGCGTGCCCTGGGACGAGTTGCGTAACCTGCTCCCCTGGGTGCGGGACTTCCGCCGCCACCTCGAGGCCGAGGGCAAAGCGGGCCTGAGCAGCGCCCTGGCCTACCGCCTGCTCAGGCTGTGGAGAGGACACCAGGATGAGGACGAGGCCCGGCGGATGCGCTACAAGCCGCTCTTGGCCTATGCCCTGCGCGAGCGGAACGAGGAAATTCGCAAGCACTACCTGCAACTTACCGACCACACCCAGGCTGCGTGGCAATATCTGCCGGTCTGGGTGCAGTGGGGGTTGTATCTGGAGCGATAGGAGGCGCGTATGGAGTTTTTTGAGAACCAAGAGAAGGGTATTTATAAGAAGGGTCTCTTTGATGAGGATGCCAAACGCTGGGCACAAGATCTACGAAACGAAGGGCAGGGGCAGGATAAGCTCAAGTCGAGCCAGTTCCGCAACTACTTTCACGAGTTTCGCAGGCTCGAGGACGTCTTCGACCGTTACAAGCGCGAGACTGGGGGTGATGAGGCGCTGGCCTGGAACCGGCTCACCTCCCAAATCGAGTTACTGAGGGCAAAGCTGGCCTATGGGGGGCGCTCGAACGGTGGCCCTCTGCAAAAACTTCCTCTATTCCGGAGCAAGATGGACGAACTCCTATCAGATGCCAAGAGAAGCCCCAAGCACTTCGCCGCGGTCATGCTGTTTTTGGAGGCAGTATTAGCCTATTTCTACGGTCTGGAAGGAGAGCGCGGAGGCGAAGCTGCACCCCGTAGTCCAGAGCGGCCTGCTCAGGGGAGGAGGTACTAAATGAAATTACTCGGCTACAAGCGCATCCACGGCATCATTCACCTTAGAAGCGGCCTACGCATCGGCATGAGCAAAGACCAGATGGCCATCGGGGACGTGGATAACCCGGTCATCCGCAATCCCCTGACCGATGAACCCTACATCCCCGGCTCCTCGCTCAAGGGCAAGATGCGGTATCTGCTAGAGTGGCACCTCGGCGGGAAGTACATCACCGAGTCCGACCAGTACCATGTTTACAAGGACGAGGATGGCCCCATCGGGCGCATTTTCGGTGTAGCTCCCGGCAACGACCGTCGCAGTAAAGAACTAGCTCAACAGCGCGGTCCCACCCGCCTCCTGGTGCGCGATGCTTACCTAACGCGCGAATCTAAAGAAAGACTCGAGGCCATGACCGCCCGCGGCGGCTACCTGACCGAGGTCAAGCAAGAGGTGTTTATCCCCCGCATTGGCGGCAACGCCAACCCCCGCACCGCCGAGCGTGTACCGGCCGGGGCCAAGTTTGCCTTCGAGATGGTCTACCGGGTGATGGACACCGGCGACGGCGGCCAGACCGACCAGAGCAACTTCGAGTATGTAAAGAAGGCCCTCGAGCTGCTGCAACTCGACGGGCTGGGCGGCTACATCAGCCGGGGGTACGGGCAGGTGGAGCTGCGTTACGAAGTCGAGGAAAAATGAGGGTTCGGGCCTTTCATCTAAAGCTCTCCAGCATCACCGCCCCGCCCAGGGCTCCCACCCTGTGGGGCCACCTGGCCTGGTGGGTGCGCTATACCCAGGGAGAGGAAAAGCTGAAAGAGTGGCTCGAGGCTTTCCAGCACGACCCGCCCTTCCTGTTCTCCTCGGCCTTCCCCACCGGTTACCTGCCCCGCCCCTACCTCCCCCAGCTTCAGGTGGAGGACACCCAGGCGCGCAAAGCCCTCAAGAAGATCCGCTACCTGAGCCTAAAGACCTTCGCCAGGGTCATCCAGGAAGGCGAACAAGCGCTACGCGATGCACCTGAACTCAAAGAGGGAAAAGCCCCCAAGGTCACCTTGGCCTCCCAGACCCGCGTGGGCATCAACCGCACCACCGGCACCGCGCAGGAGGGCATCCTCTTCACCGACCGGGTGTACTGGCTGAACGACAAAGCGCAACAGCAGACCTGGACGGTCTACGCCCAGGTTCGGCAGCAGGCCGACTATTTGGAGCAAGCCCTGCGGGAGGTGGGCACCTTTGGTTACGGCGGTAAGGCCAGCGTGGGGCTGGGCCGCTTCGAGGTAGTAGACACCCAGGAACTCGAGCTGCCCGAGGCCGAGAACCCCACCCACTACGTCATCCTATCGCCCACTTTGCCCCAGGGCGAGGGGTTTTATGCCCTCGAGACCTACTGGGGCCGCCTGGGCGGGCACTTCGCCCTGGCCGAGACCCCCTTCAAGCGCCCCTACCTGCGGGCGGTGGAGGGAAGCGTGTTCAAGGAGAAGCCCAAAAGTGGCCTGCTGGACGTGACCCCAGCGCCGGCCCCGGAAGCGGGCGTGCGGGTGTGGGAGTATCTCTATCCCTTCTGCTTGGGGGTGCGGATATGAGTTTCATGGAGGCTTACCGCCTCGAGCTCGAGCTCCTGGGCCCCGTTCACGTGGGCACCGGGGAGGCTTTCCCGGCCTACAGCTACTTGGTGGACGAGGCAAGGAAAGAGGTACTGATCCTGGATTCTGGCCGCCTGCTGGAGTTGCTCTCCGAGAAGCAGAGGGACAACTACCTGCAAGCCGTGGCCCAAGGCCCCAAGCAGGCCCAGAACACCTTGCGATCGCTCTGGGGCAGCGGCCTGCTGGACCTCACCCCGGCTGTTCTGCGGCGGGTAGCGGCTAGCCCAGCCTTCATCAACACCGTCAAGAGTGCCACCGACGCCGCGGGCCTCGAGTTCCGCACCCTGCCCAGGAGCCCGCTGGGGGCCTACCTGCCGGGCTCGAGCGTCAAGGGGGCTTTGCGCACGGCCTGGATGTTCCAGCGAATCCTAAAACGGGGTCAGGATATCGGGTATCACGATCGCTGGACATGGGGCAAGAAACCCCCGAAAGACGAATGGCCCCTCGTCCAGCCTCCCAAAAGCATCAACACCCGGGTTGCCCAGGAGTTTGAGGCCCTGGTGCTGGGCTACGCCACCGACCGTGGCCCTAACCTGCACCGTGACCCCTTCCGCCAGGTGCGTGTGGGAGACGGTGAGCCCTGCAAGAATCTGCTGCTCAACCGCATCGGGGTGTTTCATCCCGAGGGCAAGATGGATGGCACGGTGTTGCTGGCCGAGACCTTCCGCAGCAAGACCCGGCTCGCAGCGCTGGTGCGGCTTCACACTGGGCTGGCCCGACAGACCCACAACGACACCGTTTCTCACGCCATCTCGGCCCAGGCACTGATCAAAGCGTGCCAGGAGTACTACCAGGAAGTCGCGGCCAGGGAAAAGGAATTTGCCGAGAAACATGCCCTGGCACAGGGCCTGAAAATCTATCAAGAGCTAGAATCTCGCCTAAACTCTGACCCACAGGCATTCCCCCTGCGCATCGGGTTCGGCTCAGGCCGAATGTCCATTCGACTGGCTCTGCTTCTAGATGGCGAGGAGGGGCAAGAACCCAAAACCCGCAAAACCGCCGGGCACTCTAACCCCAAGGACGGCTTCCCCATGGGTTGGGCTATTGCCAGGCTCGAGCCTTACTGAAATCCAGCTTTTTTCAAGCTACACTGAACCCATGGCCCTGACCGTCAAAAACCCCGAAGTCGAGCGCCTGGCCGAAGAAGTGGCCCGTCTGACCGGCGAGACCAAAACCGAGGCCATCCGCAAGGCCCTTTTGGAACGCAAGGCCCGGCTTTTGTACCCGCAGCGCCCCAGCAAGGAAAGCGTGCTGGAATTTCTAGAGCGCGAGGTCTGGGCCAAACTGCCGCCCGAAAGCTTAGGTAAAGCCCCTACCAAGGCCGAACAAGAGGAAATTCTGGGCTTTGGCCCGGAGGGCTACTGATGGTGCTGGACAGTTCGGTTCTGGTACAGCTTATTTTTGCCGAGCCAGGGCATCGGGAGACGCTCGAGCACATTCTTGAGGCCGAGGTGCGCGTGGTGGGGGCACCCACGCTGGTCGAGGTGGGTATGGTGTTGACCAGTCGGTTGGGGCCGGACAACCTGTACCTGCTGGACGAACTTCTGATGCGCCTCGAGGCCCGGGTGGTTCCTTTCGAGGCAAGCCATGCGCACCAAGCCCTCTCGGCCTTCCGCCGCTGCGGCAAGGGCCGCCACCCTGCGGCCCTCAACTTTGGCGACTGCCTGAGCTACGCGGTGGCTAAGGTGGCGGGGATGCCCCTGGCCTACGTAGGCGACGACTTCGCCCAGACCGACCTGGCATGATACTCGCAGCGCTGATACTCCCCCTCGAGGGCCCCACCCGCCCCGACCCCGACGGTTGGCGTGGCCTGGTGTATGGCCTGCTTAAGGAGATAGATCCCGAGCTGCACGCGGCCCAGCACAACCCCTTCAGCCTGGGACTGGGCGGAGCCCTGGGGCAGTGGTGGGTGCGGATTGCTTTTTTGGAGGAGGGCCTGTATGCCCGGCTCTCACCCCACCTGTTTGGCCTGGCAGGCCAGACCGTGCGGCTCAAGGAGGCCTTCCAGGTGCGCGCGGTGCTGCAAGAAGCGCACCCCTGGGCCGGCGTGAGCACCTATCCCAAGCTCTTCCAGGGCCAAGCCACCGCCAGCCTGGGGCTTCAGTTTGCCAGCCCCACCTTTTTCCGCCGCAAGGGGCACAGCTACCCCCTGCCCGAGCCCCGGCTGGTCTTCGAGTCGCTCACCCAGCGCTGGAACGCCTTTGCTCCGGTAAAGGTGCCCCAGGAGGTGCAGGAAGCCTGGGAACGCCTTTTGGTGGGCCAGTTCCAGGGCCGCACCCACCACATCGCCCCCAACCAGGACGAGCGGGGGGTGGGCTTTGTGGGCCGGGTGGTCTACTACCTGCCCAAAGCCAGCCCCACCGAGGCCCAGTGGCTCCAGGCCCTGGGGCGCTTTGCCTTTTACGCCGGGGTGGGGGCCAAGACCAGCCTGGGGTTTGGGCGGGTGCGGATGTTTGACCCATTGCAACAAGAAAGGAGGCCCGATGAATCAGAACAAGGAGCGCTTACGGGAACTGTGGGCGGAGTATAAAACCCTTATAAGGCAGGAGAGTGCAAATCGAGCGGGGTCTTCCCCTCAGAGCCAAAAAGCTAAAGAGCTGTACGATACGCAAATCTGGCCCCTCACAAAAGAGGGTTTTACCGATCGAGGCCAGCAGCAGTATGTCGCGTCCTTTCACACAGTTGGCACAACAGCGGAACCGATCATTCTTTCGGTTCGGGCGCTGGATGCAGAGAAAGTGTATTTGTTGCATACCAAAGACACCGAAAAGCTCTGTGGGCGGATTGAGAGGGAATTGGGGTGGGGGGTGGAGCGCATCAAGACCCTCCTGGTTGGCCGCAGCGACCCAGAAGACATTTATAAACAGGTGCGGCAAAAGGTAGACGAACTTCCCCCGGATGCGGCCATTGCCTTCGACCCAACTGGAGGCACCAAGGCGATGGTGGCTGGGTTGGCGATGTTTGCCTTCTCGCTGGCCGAGGAAGGGCGCACGGCGCATGTTTACTACGTTGACAACGAAGAATACGACGATGAGTTGCGCCGTCCTGTCGCAGGAACAGAGTTTTTGAAGCGCCTCGAGAACCCCCGTGAGGTCATACCCGACTGGATATACCACCGCGCCAAAGATGCCTACAAACGAGGTGATTTTTCGCTTGCAAAACAGCTTTTTGACCAAGCTAAAGATCGTGAAGGGCGAGCGCATAGCCTCGAGGCGGTGTTATCGGAGGCTTACGAATCTTTGGATGCCGCCCAGTTCAAGCAGGCCAAAGACAGGCTTAATGATCTGCTCGAGCTACTACAAAAACCCGCACATAGGCAAAGTTTCCTTACTAGAAATATAGCTACCATCGAGCGTCAAAAAGAAGCCCTCGAGGTCGTTGTTCAGCTTACCGAGGCACTTTCTGCCAAAGACAAGAGCATAGCGCCTCTGGCAGACCCTCAACAAGTGGCTTGCGTGCTGGCAGCCCTCGGTTTTATGACCGAAAAGAGACTAAAGACGGGCCGTATAGCCGAAGCCGTGCTCTTGCGCTACCGCGCCCTCGAGCTGTTCTTGCAACACCGCCTTGCGCTCAGGGGTTTTGACACAGAGAAGCCAGACTTTCCGGGATTGTGCGCTGCAAACCATACCTCTATCGAAGATCTCCAG containing:
- the cas10 gene encoding type III-A CRISPR-associated protein Cas10/Csm1, translating into MSDPANIALAALLHDLGKLYQRAYWGHAPEGVSDWSHPAYTEWAIRQHRRLFEQAGLEPDWLAQTAARHHEGWSNKPQYQPQTPEGWCVALADTYASRERLEVDEKGSRAPDTPLKSVFANLRVQETYGQRDHGYSMVEAGREVGLKLGGAYPQARPNVSRDTYWRLAERLDGRLTELAKHSLGPEALLMNLLGIFQELLWNVPSDTQGEPDVSLFDHLRLTGAIAAALWAYHDGKATVEALRDETPEKFLLVLGDLGGIQGHIYRIQGAQTGVGGLAKRLRARSLEVSLAAEALGLELLQRTGFTPLQRIMSAGGKFYLLLPNTEAVHRALDAVRQGWEAWALQQGATLLPFLAAHPFAPGGFRAFSEVLKAAHQKLVEAKLKPLSSQLSTPYLTSGSTSLRPCRACGVRPAQSATDELCHGCERDGHMGRLIPKRTEIGFFPQDAPRPHYRFPAWQVALEASPAHTLRTRPDFTPAAHPWEVRLLAGHIPTLADALRQGRWRDLAEYQAWAKEQGLWEEEEEGRKADDPLTLAELAEFSTGAKYLGALMLDADRMGEAFATGFKDEEGQDSSSPSRIASLSRMLELFFAGEVLELIKNPQTYAKRLGWDELKAREKAARYPLIYSVYAGGDDLFLLGPWDVLLEFALDLQALYREFTQHPALTLSGGFVLVSPSLPIPLLAEAVQEAEQAAKNAGRNRLHLFGQGVPWDELRNLLPWVRDFRRHLEAEGKAGLSSALAYRLLRLWRGHQDEDEARRMRYKPLLAYALRERNEEIRKHYLQLTDHTQAAWQYLPVWVQWGLYLER
- the csm2 gene encoding type III-A CRISPR-associated protein Csm2; translated protein: MEFFENQEKGIYKKGLFDEDAKRWAQDLRNEGQGQDKLKSSQFRNYFHEFRRLEDVFDRYKRETGGDEALAWNRLTSQIELLRAKLAYGGRSNGGPLQKLPLFRSKMDELLSDAKRSPKHFAAVMLFLEAVLAYFYGLEGERGGEAAPRSPERPAQGRRY
- the csm3 gene encoding type III-A CRISPR-associated RAMP protein Csm3; amino-acid sequence: MKLLGYKRIHGIIHLRSGLRIGMSKDQMAIGDVDNPVIRNPLTDEPYIPGSSLKGKMRYLLEWHLGGKYITESDQYHVYKDEDGPIGRIFGVAPGNDRRSKELAQQRGPTRLLVRDAYLTRESKERLEAMTARGGYLTEVKQEVFIPRIGGNANPRTAERVPAGAKFAFEMVYRVMDTGDGGQTDQSNFEYVKKALELLQLDGLGGYISRGYGQVELRYEVEEK
- the csm4 gene encoding type III-A CRISPR-associated RAMP protein Csm4; the protein is MRVRAFHLKLSSITAPPRAPTLWGHLAWWVRYTQGEEKLKEWLEAFQHDPPFLFSSAFPTGYLPRPYLPQLQVEDTQARKALKKIRYLSLKTFARVIQEGEQALRDAPELKEGKAPKVTLASQTRVGINRTTGTAQEGILFTDRVYWLNDKAQQQTWTVYAQVRQQADYLEQALREVGTFGYGGKASVGLGRFEVVDTQELELPEAENPTHYVILSPTLPQGEGFYALETYWGRLGGHFALAETPFKRPYLRAVEGSVFKEKPKSGLLDVTPAPAPEAGVRVWEYLYPFCLGVRI
- the csm5 gene encoding type III-A CRISPR-associated RAMP protein Csm5, with translation MSFMEAYRLELELLGPVHVGTGEAFPAYSYLVDEARKEVLILDSGRLLELLSEKQRDNYLQAVAQGPKQAQNTLRSLWGSGLLDLTPAVLRRVAASPAFINTVKSATDAAGLEFRTLPRSPLGAYLPGSSVKGALRTAWMFQRILKRGQDIGYHDRWTWGKKPPKDEWPLVQPPKSINTRVAQEFEALVLGYATDRGPNLHRDPFRQVRVGDGEPCKNLLLNRIGVFHPEGKMDGTVLLAETFRSKTRLAALVRLHTGLARQTHNDTVSHAISAQALIKACQEYYQEVAAREKEFAEKHALAQGLKIYQELESRLNSDPQAFPLRIGFGSGRMSIRLALLLDGEEGQEPKTRKTAGHSNPKDGFPMGWAIARLEPY
- a CDS encoding type II toxin-antitoxin system VapB family antitoxin → MALTVKNPEVERLAEEVARLTGETKTEAIRKALLERKARLLYPQRPSKESVLEFLEREVWAKLPPESLGKAPTKAEQEEILGFGPEGY
- a CDS encoding type II toxin-antitoxin system VapC family toxin, encoding MVLDSSVLVQLIFAEPGHRETLEHILEAEVRVVGAPTLVEVGMVLTSRLGPDNLYLLDELLMRLEARVVPFEASHAHQALSAFRRCGKGRHPAALNFGDCLSYAVAKVAGMPLAYVGDDFAQTDLA
- the cas6 gene encoding CRISPR-associated endoribonuclease Cas6, producing MILAALILPLEGPTRPDPDGWRGLVYGLLKEIDPELHAAQHNPFSLGLGGALGQWWVRIAFLEEGLYARLSPHLFGLAGQTVRLKEAFQVRAVLQEAHPWAGVSTYPKLFQGQATASLGLQFASPTFFRRKGHSYPLPEPRLVFESLTQRWNAFAPVKVPQEVQEAWERLLVGQFQGRTHHIAPNQDERGVGFVGRVVYYLPKASPTEAQWLQALGRFAFYAGVGAKTSLGFGRVRMFDPLQQERRPDESEQGALTGTVGGV
- a CDS encoding TIGR02710 family CRISPR-associated CARF protein, which codes for MNQNKERLRELWAEYKTLIRQESANRAGSSPQSQKAKELYDTQIWPLTKEGFTDRGQQQYVASFHTVGTTAEPIILSVRALDAEKVYLLHTKDTEKLCGRIERELGWGVERIKTLLVGRSDPEDIYKQVRQKVDELPPDAAIAFDPTGGTKAMVAGLAMFAFSLAEEGRTAHVYYVDNEEYDDELRRPVAGTEFLKRLENPREVIPDWIYHRAKDAYKRGDFSLAKQLFDQAKDREGRAHSLEAVLSEAYESLDAAQFKQAKDRLNDLLELLQKPAHRQSFLTRNIATIERQKEALEVVVQLTEALSAKDKSIAPLADPQQVACVLAALGFMTEKRLKTGRIAEAVLLRYRALELFLQHRLALRGFDTEKPDFPGLCAANHTSIEDLQEKYQAERKAAKAGSDDKLIEKNAVDFITAFFLLRALGDGPALAVNVNKVLGLTKTRNASVFAHGFTLPTEDNAKNLSEVLVALVQSGGLPEVRFEPIPLS